The Mycobacterium sp. EPa45 genomic interval GGATCGCAGCCTCGATCGCTTCCGCCCGCTCGCGGCCGTTCTCGGCATTCTGTGTGAGCTCACGGCGGACCGCCTCGGTACGGGCCTGAGCCACCCGGGTCTCGGCGACCTGAATCTCGGTATTGGTCAGATCGAGCACAGTGCGGAGTTGGCCCACCACAGTGCTGGTAGTGAAAGTCATAGAAATTTCGCCCTTTCGGCGTTGACGTCTTGCGTAGCGCAGTACGCGCCGCAACTCACCGACTACCCAGCCTGTGCTGGGGACAACCGCAATTGTGACCGGATCGTCAACGAAACTCTGCTCCCCGCAACGACGTTTCTTTGGTCATTGCTCGGGTACGACTGCGACGAGAGCAAGAGGAGAGGACCGATATGGCGGCCAAAACACCAGCTACCAGCGAATCCGGCGAAGTTCGGGACCCCGACAGCCGGTCAGGGCAGGTCGATCCGCGCAACACCGACCATCCGACCGGGGCCGAGCAAGCCGACGAGAACGCCGCCAACGAGTCTGCGAGTTAGTCGATTCGCCCCGACGTTCCACTATAAGAACCTGAAATGCTTGCGGCGCATAATCGTCCGTGCACAAATGGGCCGCGTGCGTTTTACTCAAAGATGAAAATGATTGTGAAATAACACTTTCCGTGTTCTGAACACCGCGATTAGGTGATCGGTCTATTCACGAGTAGTGTTTACAGCGTTGGTACTACAGCAGGTTGGTAGCAACGAACGTCCGGAGCGGTCTTTTCCGATATGCCGTGAGCCTCCGCTCGATACCGGACATCATCCAAGCCAGTAACAGTATGTGAGCGCTCATCGCGCCTCCGCTGTGCATCTGCGTGGCTAAGTGACATTCGCACGATTCGGCAGGCAGCCGATCAAGCTGCTGCTGAAGCGAATCACCCATGCCGATGCCGTTTGCAGGCTAATTCCCGCTGCGTCGATACTTCGACCGGCGTCCAAAGGAGTACTACATGACCACCGAGAATCCCACCGCTGCACGCCGTCCCGCGACTGCGCCTTACAACGACACCGTCGGCCACGTTGCGCCCGTCAAGCGGGGCGACGAGACCAAAGCTGCTTTCAAGACAACGGAATTCATCGCTTACGTCGTCGCAGTCATCGGCGTCCTCGTCGCGTCACTCATTGTCGGTACCACCGATGCGCACGAGGATTACTTCCGTGCTGACCGGGCATGGTTCCTGGTCGTGCTCCTGAGCATCGGCTACATGGTGAGCCGCGGCCTGGCGAAGTCCGGTAGCCGCCACCACAACGACGGCTAATCCCAGCAGGTTCTCCGTTTGACGATTGTCCCCGTCATTGCCCAGTGCAGTGGCGGGGACATTCCTATCCGCCGGTTTCGCCTGCGGGATTCGGGTATTCCCGGCTTATCCAGGGTCCCTTGGCCCGCATCACCAACCCAGGAGGACTCATGCCGCCCCGCCGCAAGCCCGATCAAACCGCCCCCAAACCGTCGAGCCCGACCGGCAACACCAATGGTGAAGCCGGCGATCTGGATGCTCGTGCCCAGTCGGGGAGATATCTGACCACCGCCCAAGGACTGCGGCTCCCCGACACCGACCATTCGCTCAAAGCCGGCCCTCGGGGTCCGTCGCTGCTCGAAGACTTTCACCTGCGGGAGAAGATCACGCACTTCGATCACGAGCGCATCCCCGAGCGTGTCGTGCACGCCCGCGGCGCCGCAGCCCACGGCGTCTTCGAGTCCTACGGCGTCGCCGGGTATGTCACCAAAGCCGGCTTCCTCGGCAGGAAGGGCAAGAAGACAGACGTGTTCTGCCGCTTCTCGACGGTTCTGGGTTCGCGTGGATCGGCCGACACCGTGCGTGACACCCGGGGCTTCGCGGTCAAGTTCTACACCGACGAAGGCAACTTCGATCTGGTCGGCAACAACATGCCGGTGTTCTTCATCCAGGACGGCATCAAGTTCCCCGACGTCATCCACGCCGCCAAGCCCCAGCCGGACCGCGAGATCCCCCAGGCGCAGTCGGCTCACGACACGTTCTGGGACTTCGTGTCGCTGCACACCGAGGCCACCCATCACGTCATGTGGAACATGAGTGATCGCGGTATCCCGCGCTCCTTCCGGACGATGGAGGGGTTCGGCGTCCACACCTTCCGCATGGTCAACCGGAAGGGCGCGACCAGCCTGGTCAAGTTCCACTGGAAGCCAGTGGCCGGCGTGCACTCGCTGGTCTGGGAAGAGGCGCAGATCGCAGCCGGGTGTGACCCCGACTTCCACCGCCGCGACATGGCCGACGGTATCGAGGCCGGCGCGTACCTCGAGTACGAGCTCGGCGTTCAGGTGATGCCCGATGACGGCACGGACAGCTTTGCGGGCATCGATCTGCTCGACCCGACGAAGCTGGTCCCCGAGGAAATGGTGCCGGTGCAACTCATCGGCAAGATGACCCTGAACCGCAATCCGACGAACTACTTCGCCGAGACCGAACAGGTGGCATTTCACACCGGCAACCTCGTGCCGGGTATCGAACCTACCAACGACCCGCTGATGCAGGCCCGTCTGTTCTCCTATCTCGACACCCAATTGACTCGTCTCGGCGGACCCAATTTCACCCAGCTGCCGATCAACCAGCCGCGCTGCCCGGTGAACGACATGCTGCGGGATGGCATGCACCAGACGGCAATTCACACCGGGCAGGCACCTTACCGCCCCAACAGCATCGACGGTGGGGAGCCTTTCGTCGCTGACGCCGACGAGGGCGGGTACGTGCAGACCCCCCGGCAGGTCGACGGTCCGACGGTGCGTGCGCAGCCTGCCTCCTTCGAGGACCACTTCACGCAGGCGGCGATGTTCTACCGCAGCCTGACCTACATCGAGCAGGCGCACATCATCGAGGCGTTCACCTTCGAACTCGGCAAGTGCTACGAGCAGGCGATCAAGGAGCGGCAGCTCGAAGTGCTGGCCAACGTCGACACCGACCTGTGCAAGCAGGTGGCGATCGGCCTCGGCCTGCCCGCGCCGAAAGGCAAACCACCGCAGGACGTTCTCGAGTCGCCGACGCTGTCGCAAGTCATCGACACGCCTGGACCGATCGACGGCCGCAAGATCGGGATCATCGCCGGTGCCGACTCCGACCTGGCCGGTGTGGCCAAGCTGGTCGCAGCGATTCAGCGGTTGGGGGCGACCCCGCTGGTGACCGCGCCGTTGGGTGGTGTGCTCAAGTCCGGGCGCCGCAGCGTGATCGTCGAACGAACCTTCCTGACCGCGCGGTCCATCGAGTTCGACGCGATCGTCATCGCCGCCGGGACCAAGCCGAGCCGCGACATCAAGCTGATCGTGTTGCTACAGGAGGCCTTTCGGCACTGCAAGGGCATCGCGGCGTGGGGTGACGGTACCGACGCACTTGCCGCGGCGGGTATCGATCTCGATTCCCCCGGCGTCCTGGTCGCCGACTCGGTAGACAGGGCCTTCACAACAGCGTTGGCCGATGCGGTCGGTCTGCATCGGGTGTGGGAGCGCGCCGTGGATGTGATGGCCTCCGCGGTCGCGCCGGTGCGGTGAGTCTCGTCCGGAGGATGACCTAAACAGTGCGCGCCAGCCGCTCCGCCAGCAGCCCTGCGAACTTCGCCGGGTCATCCAGCGTGCCGCCCTCGGCCAGGAGGGCTGTGCCATAAAGCAACTCAGCCGTCTCGGCCAGCGCGGCATCGCCTCCACGAGCCGCAAACCCGTCACGCAACCCGGTGATCAACGGATGGCTCGGATTGAGCTCGAGGATGCGTTTCTCGGCGGGGACGGTCTGTCCCGAGGCCTGCAACATGCGCGCCAGCGCGGGAGTGATGCCGAAACTGTCGGTGATCAGGCACGCCGGCGACTCGGTCAGGCGCGTGGACAAGCGCACCTCTTTGACGTGGTCGGCCAGGTTCTCCTTGAGCCACTCGAGCAAACCGGAGAACTCCTGCTCTAACTGCGAGCGTTCGGCTTCGCGCGCGCTCTTGTCTTCCTCGGAGTCGAGGTCCACCTCTCCCTTGGCCACCGACTGCAGCCGCTTGCCGTCGAATTCGGGCACCATGTCCACCCAGACCTCGTCGACCGGATCGGTGAGCAGCAGCACTTCGTAGCCCTTGGCTTTGAACGCTTCCAGGTGCGGGGAACTCAGGAGCTGCTGCCGCGATTCGCCGGTGGCGTAGAAGATCTGGTCCTGACCGTCCTTCATGCGCTCGACATACGCGGCCAGCGTGGTGAGCTCTTCGTCGCTGTTCGTCGAGGCGAACGACGACACCGCCAGCAGCGTGTCCTTGTTGTCGACGTCGGAGAGCAGGCCCTCCTTGAGAACCCGGCCGAATTGCCCCCAGAACGTCCGGTAGTCCGCCGGCCGCTCGCTCTGCATCTCCTTGATCGTCGAGAGCACCCTTTTGGTGAGCCGCCGGCGGATCGCCTTGATCTGACGATCCTGCTGCAAGATTTCACGAGAAACGTTGAGCGACATGTCCGCCGCGTCGACGACGCCCTTGACGAAGCGTAGATACGGGGGCAGCAATTCCTCACAGTCGGCCATGATGAACACCCGCCGGACGTAGAGCTGCACACCGATGCGGGCCTCGGAGTTGAACAGGTCGAACGGTGCATGCGACGGGATGAACAACAGCGCCTGGTACTCGAACGTGCCCTCGGCCTTCATCGGGATGACCTCGAGCGGGTCGTCCCAGGCGTGCGCGATGTGCTTGTAGAACTCGGTGTACTCCTTTTCGGAGACTTCATCTTTGGGTCGCGCCCACAGGGCCTGCATCGAATTGACGGTCTCCGTCTCGACGGTGACCACCTCGTCGCCGCCGTCCTCGGTCGCGGCGCTGCGTCGCTCGACCTGCATCCGAATCGGCCAGCCGATGAAGTCCGAGTACTGCTTGACCAGCGACCGAATCTTCCATTCCGCGGTGTAGTCGTGCAGCTCGTCCTCGGCATCCTCGGGCTTAAGGTGCAAGGTGACCGCGGTGCCCTGCGGCGCGTCATCGACGGCGGCCACGGTGTAGGTTCCCTCGCCGCTGGATTCCCAGCGGGTTGCCGAACTCTCGCCAGCCTTACGGGTGAGCAGCGTGACTTTGTCCGCCACCATGAATGACGAGTAGAAGCCGATGCCGAACTGGCCGATCAGTTCCTCGGAGGCGGCAGCATTCTGGGCGTCCTTGAGTTGCTGGCGCAGTTCGGCGGTGCCGGATTTGGCCAGTGTGCCGATCAGGCCGACGACCTCGTCGCGGGTCATCCCGATCCCGTTGTCGCGGATCGTCAGTGTGCGCGCGTCTTTGTCGATGTCGATCTCGATGTGCAAATCGGAGGTGTCGGCGTCGAGGTCCTTGTTCCGGAACGCCTCGAGGCGCAGCTTGTCCAGTGCGTCGGAGGCATTCGAGATCAACTCCCGAAGGAATGAGTCCTTGTTGGAGTACACGGAGTGGACCATCAGGTCCAGCAACTGGCGGGCCTCGGCCTGAAACTCCAACTGCTCTACGTGTTCAGTCATGGTGAATCCGTTCGAGTAACGACAACTGATGCCGGCGAGATTTTAGCGAGCCGCTACCGGTCGCCGATCGCCAGCCGACCTCGGTGCTGCTAGGCGGTCAACCCCAATAGCGGCGGCACGAGGTATCGCCGCGCGAATGACCGCAAGGCATCATCATCGCCGAGCGCGACGTTCTGCGACGGCGTCAGCACGAACGACACGATGACCCGAACCGTGACCTCCGCGACCTCGAGCAGCTCGAGCTGTGTGCGGCTGTCGTTGGGCAATGCCACCGCCAGTTGGTGCGCCAGGAACGATGAGGCTGTGCGGACGACGCTGTCGCCCTCGACGGTCAGGAACGGCAGCACCGTTTCGGCCTCGGTGGCCAGCAGCCGCTGCAGCAGCGCGTGGTGGCGCAACGTGTTCAGCGTGAACACGAACCCTTCCACCAGCTTGTCTTCGGCCTCGTCGTAGCCGCCCGCTTCGGCGGCCAGGTCCGACAGGAATCGCTCGAGTTCCCGCAGCAGCACCGCCTCGACGATCGCGTCCTTGTTCGCAAACGTCCGGTACAACGTCACCCGCGCCAGCCCCGACCGGCGGGTGATGTCCTCCACGGTCGAGCGGCGGATCCCGAAGAGTTCGAACTGCTTGAGCGCCGCATCGAGGATCCGTTCGGCGTTGCCTTCCGCCGATGGCGACCCGAAACGCTGCACCGCTTTGGCGAGCAGGCCGCTGTACTTCATGGCTGCAGTGTAAGGCCTGCTCGCACGCTATTGATACAAACAAACCAGGAATGTATCTTCGGTTCACGGGCATGCGCAGCGGCTCGCCCCAGACCCTTCGACGTGCAGGAGGCGTGAGATGGCCACCGCTTCATCGACCAGGACGGCGACGCCACCGAGTCGAGAGGAGTTCTCCGATCGGCTGCTCAAGGGGTCCGCCCGAAAGTCCTACGCTCCCGTCGTCGACATCGACTGGGATACGCCCGTGGTGGCGGACAAGTTCTTTCTGCCACCGGCCGTGGTGTCGCTGTACGGCACGCCGATGTGGGCGGAGATGACCCGCGATCAGCAGATCGAGCTGTCGCGCCAGGAATTCATCAACCTGCTCTCGGCCGGCGTCTGGTTCGAGAACATTTTGAATCAGGCGCTGCTTCGCGGTCTCATGCACGCCGATGTCACTGCGGCATCGACGCACTATTCGCTCACTGAACTCGGCGACGAGACCCGTCATATGGTCATGTTCGGCCGTGCCATCCAGGCTGTCGACGGAAAGCCGTTCCAGCCCAGTCGTATACAGCGGATGACCATCAACCTACTGCCCCTGGTGTTCCAGAAGTCCGTGCTGTGGATCGCCGCACTGGTGGGGGAGGAGATCTTCGATGCGCTGCAGCGGGAGATCCTCGACGATCCGGACATCCAGCCGATCGTGCGTCGCGTCATGCGCATCCACGTCACCGAGGAGGCCCGGCACATCCAGTTCGCGCGCGACGGCGCCCGTCGCGACGTCCCACAGATGCGGCGGCGAAACAGATTCCTGCTCGCGACGATTCACGGCGCCGGCGGCCCCTTCTACCGTTACCTGTTCACCAACCGGGCGGTGTACCGACGGGCGGGTCTGGACGGCCATGAAGGCCGGCGGCAAGCCCGCGGCAACCCGTACTTCCATCAGACAACCCGAACCGGGTTCGCGCCGCTGGCGGCCTTCCTCGAGGAGATCGGCCTGATGAACCGGATCAGCCGGCGCATGTGGAAGCGAAGCAATTTCCTGTGACCGCCACCGCCGACGAGAGCGGCGTCTTCGACGGCGACGCCGAACTGGACGTCGCCGGTGTCCGCTGCCCGGTGCGGGTCCGCCTCGCCGGGCACCTCGACCCGATCGACGGTCGGTACCACTGGCAGGGCCTCGCTTACGGAGCGCCCGACGATGTCGAGGCAGGCAAGCCCGCCAAGCTGAGGATCGGAGACCGCAGCGCCGCGGTGAGGATCGTGGAGAAGGTGCCGTCCGGCCAACTCATGGTCAGCGGGGTCGGCGCGCCGCCCTACGACCTATTGCCGGCCTGAGCGCCGTCCGAGCCGTGGCCCGCCCGCAGATGGGCGGTCATCAAAAGTTCGTCATACACCGTTCGCGCCGGCATGACGCCGTTGTGCGCCGCGCCGAGGAAGTCGGCGGTGATCTGCTGAGCGAGGTCTCGCAACTTGACGTTGCTCTCCTGCGAGCGCCACCGCAACAGGTCGAAGGCCGCGTCGGCGTCGATGCTGTAGACCATCATCAGCATCCCCTTGGCCTGGTCGATGGGAGACCGTCGGGCTGCGATGTCCTCGACTTCGTGGCTCACTTGCTCCTGCGCGGTACGGACGTCGCCGGTCAGGTCGATGTAGAAGCCGTCACTGCCGATGATCTCACCGGCTTCGTCGCGCAGTTGGTTGCCGACCACGACCACATGGTGCACTCGTCCGTGCCGGTCCCGAATGCGGTGTCGGGTGCTGAAGGCCTCACGGGTTTGCCGCACCCGGTTCAGCAGATCGCGGATCTCGTCGCGATCGTCGGGATGTTTATGCGAGAACACCAATTCGGTTGTCGGAGTGACGGTCCCCGGTTCGTAGCCGTGCATGCGCGCGACTTCGTCCGACCACTCCCAGCGGTCGTCGTCGAAAAAGTAGCGCACCCAGCCGACGCGGGACGATTCCCCGTCGCCCAGAGACCGCGCTCGACTGTTGCGGTTGGTCTCACCCCGCGGCTCGTGTGCCCGCCCCGACAATTGAGATACCCCTCGGTGTGGAATATCCGCCAAACCTGACGTGAAGTTATTACTGATGGCTCCCATAATAGTGAGGTTGACCAGCGAGGTAGCGCAGATCGCGGATAGACGAGAACTCGTCATACTTCGTTCAGCACTGGCGCGTACCCGGTGGCGCCGGGAAGGCCGGTGGGGTAACTCCGAGCGTAAGCGCCAGACACCCGTTTGGTGGTAGGTTGGCAGCTCAGTCAGTTTGCTGTGCGGGGCGAGGAGGCGGGCCATGGCCGAGCCGCTGAAGGTCGACCCGGAGTCGCTGATCAGTTCCGGCGGCGTGCTGGATCAGCACTCACAGAACGTGTTCGCCACCCATTCCCAGGCCGACCAGACCATCGACTCGTCGCTGTTCAGCTGGGTGGGGCAATCTCAGTCCGCGTTGGCGGCCAAGGCCGCCGCCTGGACGACGGTGACGACGACCTTGACCACTCGCCTCTACGAACATGCCGAAGGCATGCGGGTGAGCGGTATGACGTTCGCTGCGATGGATGAGCGAGACGCCGAGAAGCTCGCCGACGTCTATCGGCCGAATGGTCAGGCGCGTGACGCTTAGCGTCGCAGACATTGAACGCTGGGATCCCGAGGCCGTCCGGGAAGTATTTCACGCCGCGTCCGCGCGCAGCGGCGCCTCGACCGACGCGGCGCGCGCGTCCGAACAGTTGCCTGCTTTTGAGTGCTGGGGCGGGGTCACCGCCGACGCCGCCCGCGACGCGATCCACAAGACGCGCGTCGACCTCGACGCCCACGCCCGCGAAGCTCTCGCCGTAGCCCAGGCCGCCCAGAAAGCCGCCCAGGACATCGAGAAAGTCAAGATCGAGCTGCGCGACCTGAAAGACGATGCAAGGAGCGAGGGGCTCGATGTCGACCCCGCCACGAGCACGGTGGTCAAGGGTCCGGGCTTCAAGGGGACTCCCGCGGAACTGGCGACCAAACTCGCGGACCTGCAGGCTCGCTTGAACGCAATCATCGCTGAAGCCAACGGTGTTGACGCCGAGCTGGCCGCGGCGATCAACTTGGCCGACGGCACGTTGCCGATCCCCGCTGCCCAGCCCACTCCACCGCCGCCGCCGGAGTCGACCCCGCCCGAGGACGTCAAGAAGTGGTGGGACTCCTTGACACCCGAGCAGCAGCAGGCCGAATTGCGGGACAACCCGCCATATCTGGGCAATCTCAACGGCATTCCCGTCGAGGCCCGCGATCAGGCGAACCAGACCGCGATGCGCACCGACATCGAGAACATCGAGGAAGCCGCCGGCCGGCATGGCGTCTCGGCTCAGGACGTCCTGGCCGATCCGTTCCGCTATGGCTGTACCCCGGACGACGTCATGCGCTACACCAACGCGGTCAAGGTCCAGGACGCGCTCGAACACGACTCGCTGCAGACCGGTGCGCCGACGTTTCTGCAGGTGTATCAACCAACGAAGTTCGATGGCCAGGGCCGTGCGGCGATCGCGATCGGCAACCCCGATACCGCCGCCAACACCACGGTGGTCGTGCCGGGCACCAGTCACAGCGTCACCGAGGGCTGGCTCAGCGCCGACGACGCCACCAATCTGTACATCGAAGCCAAAGCCGCCGACCCGACCAGGGCGACGTCAGTGGTCGCGTGGATGGGTTACAACGCGCCTGATGACTTGAGCGATCCGCAGGTGGCCCAGACCTCGCTCGCGCACGAGGGTGGTGCGCTGCTGGCCGCGGATGTCAACGGTCTCAACGCTACTCACGGGCCTGGCTCATCGCACATGACCGTCATGGGTCATTCCTACGGTTCGACGACGGTGGCCGATGCCGCGGCCGGGTACGGGATGCACACCAACGATGTGATCCTGATCGGCTCACCGGGTACCGATATGGCCAAGAGTGCGGCCGACTTTCACCTCGCTGCGGGAGGGCATCTGTTCGTCGGCGCCGCCTCGACCGACCCGATCACTCAGCTCGGCGGTATGCCGCAAGTCCATGTGCCCGGCACGGGAGTGACCCTGGCGTTGGGTGCCGACCCGGCCATGGACGGGTTCGGGTCGACGCGCTTCAAAGCGGAGGTACCGGGCTGGACCATCAACGACCACAGCCACTACTTCGATCCCGGCAGCGAATCCTTGTTCAGCATGGCCGATATCGTGTCCGGCCACGGAGACGCCCTCGAAATCGACGGCATGACCGCGCCGCACCGCGACGACAACATACTCACCGATATCGGTGTGCTGCCGTCGGATCCCGAGCTGTATCGCGCCCCGACATCCGGCCACTACCACTAGGACAGGAGCCCTGTGATCGTGCCGTCCCGAAGAATTCCGCTCGCGGTGACCGTGCTGGTCGCCACCGCACTATCAGGATGTGGAGTCATGAAGTCCGATGCCGACAGAGTCTCGAACCCGTTGACCCCGGAGCAGTCCAAGACACAGGTCATGGATGCGGCGCACAGCATCGTCGCGACGCTGAACATCACCGTCGTGGAGGCTGTCTTCTGGCATGCGTCGTGTAACGACCAGGGGGATCCGCCTTTTCGCGGGCGGATGCGTATCGCTTACCCTCCCGCGCCATCGTTCGCCGAGTCCGATGCCCAGATCGCCCAGATGGTGCAACAGCTTCGTGGTGCCGGCTGGAGCTCCGATCCCGATTTCCACTCTCACGGCACCTCATTGACGAAAGACAACGTCGTCGCGGTCTTCGGGCCGCAGAACGTCAGCGACCCCAATCGGGATATCCAGATCTACGGCGAATGCCGTGACACCACGACCACCAAGGACACCAAGGGACCTGTGCAGCGCGTGACCGTGCCCTGAGCCGTCAGATGACGTGTGGCGCGATCAGCATGGTGGCCCCCAGGACCACGAAGCCGATCAGGAATGCGACGATCGTAAAGCCCATCACCTGGCGGACATTGAGCTTCGCGATCGCGAGCAGGGGTAGTAGCCAGAACGGCTGGATCATGTTCGCGACGCCTTCGCCGACGGCAACCGCCATGGACATCAGGCCGAGGTAGGCAGGTGAGTGCTGGCCGACCGCCAGCGCCGAGTCGACAGCGATCGGGCCCTGCACCGCCCAGTGCCCGCCGCCGGACGGCACGAACAGGCTGATGATCAACGAGCCGACAAAGGTCAGGAACGGCAAGGTGTATTCCGTCGCGCCGTGCACAAGTCCCTCGGCCAGCAGCGTCTGCAACGGCTTGATGTCTTTGGCCGCTTGGTAACCCAGCAGGCCGACCAGTCCGCCGTAGAGCGGGTATTGCAGCAGCAGCGGACCCGACACTTTGGCGGCGTCGGTGAATGCCCGGATGAACCGGATCGGCGTCTTGTGTAGCAGCGCGCTGGTGATCGTCAGCAGCATGATCATCGACGAGATGTTCAGGGCGAAGCCGCTGGTCCAGAAGTAGGCGATACCGGCAGCGAACACCAATACATTGAGGATCCACAGGTTCTCCAGCCATTCGGCGAACGTCTTCTTGCCCTCGTTCGTGGTCTCGGGCTGGTCTTCGGCTTCGAAGATCGCGGGGTCGGGGGCCAGCGTGTGCGCCGGCGCCATCCGCCAGACCGCCAGCGCCAGTACCGCCAAGACGACGATCACCGATACCCAACTGTACGGCTGAAAGATGGTCTGGCTCAATGGCACAGTGATTCCGGTGATCTTGTGGATCACGTTGATCGGGCTGCTGCTGTCGGTGTTGGCCAGGGCGATCGACGACGAGAGACCCTGTGTCCAGACGACGAAGCCCATGAACGACGCGGCGATGAGATAGCCGAAATGCGTGTCGGGCAAGCGTTTTGCCACCTGCCGGGCGACCAGTGCGCCGGCGACCAGCCCGAGACCCCAGTTCAGCAGGTGCAGCGCGGCGCTCACGCCGAAGCAGAGCAGGGCGGCCTGGACCTGGTTGTTCGGCTTGCTGGCGAGGTAGACGATGCCGCGTTTGAGCACCGGCGCTTCGGCGAGCGTGTAGCCCGTGACAAGGATGAGGACCATCTGGAAGGCAAACGTGAAGATGTTCTGCGATCCCCACACGCCGCCGTACCAGGCCTTGAGCATGCCGGTGGCGGAGGCGTCCTTGACCAGGAAGGCGACCAGTGCGGCGACGACGATCGTGAGGATCACCGCAAACAGGTACGGGTCGGGCATGAAGCGTTCGACGTACCGGACCGACAGCCCGGTCAGCGATTGCATGACGCCGCGGCGCTGCGGTTTCTGTTCTGCCGTCGTCGTCATCACTGTGTACCTTTCGCGGTTGGCGCCCTGGCCGCACCCAGTATCCGTGCCGGGTGGCCGGTTAGCGCACGCGAATCGCGAAAGGTGTGTACTCCTAAGCGGTGATCGCCGCGAGCGCCGCTGGGGTGTCGAGGTCGCCGTAGGCGTTGGCATACCGCTGCGCCAGGGCGACGGCGACTTCGAGACGCTGCCAGAGGCCGCCGCCGCTGCTCGCGGTCGCCAGCCACAGCGCCAAACCGTGGGCGACCGACGCCCGATACCGCAGCCAGACCTCGTCCATCGAAGGCAGTTCGTCGG includes:
- a CDS encoding TIGR00366 family protein, whose product is MTTTAEQKPQRRGVMQSLTGLSVRYVERFMPDPYLFAVILTIVVAALVAFLVKDASATGMLKAWYGGVWGSQNIFTFAFQMVLILVTGYTLAEAPVLKRGIVYLASKPNNQVQAALLCFGVSAALHLLNWGLGLVAGALVARQVAKRLPDTHFGYLIAASFMGFVVWTQGLSSSIALANTDSSSPINVIHKITGITVPLSQTIFQPYSWVSVIVVLAVLALAVWRMAPAHTLAPDPAIFEAEDQPETTNEGKKTFAEWLENLWILNVLVFAAGIAYFWTSGFALNISSMIMLLTITSALLHKTPIRFIRAFTDAAKVSGPLLLQYPLYGGLVGLLGYQAAKDIKPLQTLLAEGLVHGATEYTLPFLTFVGSLIISLFVPSGGGHWAVQGPIAVDSALAVGQHSPAYLGLMSMAVAVGEGVANMIQPFWLLPLLAIAKLNVRQVMGFTIVAFLIGFVVLGATMLIAPHVI